The Actinocatenispora sera genome has a window encoding:
- a CDS encoding SDR family oxidoreductase, which produces MRVFVTGASGWIGSALVPELLDAGHQVVGLARTDASAAALAAAGAQVRRGTLDDLDVLRTAAAESDGVVHLAFKHDIAFSGDFAGAAAADRRAVEVFGDALAGSDRPFVLASGIAGLAPGRVLTERDGVSGLAGGQDGPSARMATAQLTLSFADRGIRSSVLRLPPTVHGDGDRGFVPGLVDVARGKGVAGYLGTGDNRWPAVHRLDAAHLFRLALDHAPAGTVLHAIGDEGVSLREVAEVIGRHLNLAVAPIAAADAAAHFGWLAGMVGLDIPASAEVTRELLDWKPTRPGLLADLDEGHYFRTR; this is translated from the coding sequence ATGCGCGTATTCGTCACCGGGGCGTCCGGCTGGATCGGCTCCGCCCTCGTCCCCGAACTGCTGGACGCCGGACACCAGGTCGTCGGGCTGGCCCGTACGGACGCCTCCGCCGCGGCGCTCGCCGCCGCCGGCGCCCAGGTACGCCGGGGCACCCTCGACGACCTCGACGTGCTGCGCACCGCGGCCGCCGAATCCGACGGTGTGGTGCACCTCGCCTTCAAGCACGACATCGCGTTCAGCGGTGACTTCGCCGGCGCCGCCGCGGCCGACCGGCGCGCCGTCGAGGTCTTCGGCGACGCGCTCGCCGGGTCCGACCGGCCGTTCGTGCTCGCCTCCGGCATCGCCGGCCTGGCGCCCGGCCGGGTGCTGACCGAACGCGACGGCGTGTCCGGTCTGGCCGGCGGCCAGGACGGCCCGAGCGCCCGGATGGCCACCGCGCAGCTGACCCTCTCGTTCGCCGACCGCGGCATACGGTCGTCGGTACTGCGGCTGCCCCCGACCGTGCACGGCGACGGGGACCGCGGCTTCGTCCCCGGCCTGGTCGACGTCGCCCGCGGCAAGGGTGTCGCGGGCTACCTGGGTACCGGCGACAACCGCTGGCCCGCCGTGCACCGCCTCGACGCCGCGCACCTGTTCCGGCTCGCCCTCGACCACGCACCCGCCGGCACGGTGCTTCACGCGATCGGCGACGAGGGGGTATCCCTGCGCGAGGTCGCCGAGGTCATCGGCCGACACCTGAACCTCGCCGTGGCGCCGATCGCCGCAGCCGACGCCGCCGCGCACTTCGGCTGGCTCGCCGGGATGGTCGGCCTGGACATCCCCGCCTCCGCCGAGGTGACCCGAGAGCTACTGGACTGGAAGCCGACCCGCCCCGGCCTGCTCGCCGACCTCGACGAGGGCCACTACTTCCGCACCCGCTGA
- a CDS encoding serine hydrolase domain-containing protein yields MSTGGFSTKRLVRVRDLLERHVGAGFVPGALMVLARHGETHVEAVGSLAFEGAGAATPMAGDTIVRMASMTKPVVAACAMTLVEDCTLRLDDPVDDLLPELADMRVLADPTGPLTDTVPAKRPITLRDLLTFTLGTGMVVAEPGTAPIAEALDALGSPQLDEWVRRLGALPLVHQPGERWMYETGADVTGALIARATGTSFGEALRERIFEPLGMKDTGFHVDAPNLARFATAYQRDDGPGGEAVVADPPDGWFSRPATFESGGGGLVSTADDYLAFASALLAGGTHRGERVLSRPSTSLMSTDHLTPAQKAVSGFEPGYFDAKGWGFGMSVVTRRTHLGPSVGSYGWAGFWGTAWYNDPAEDLTAIVLLQRAHLGDQTLPMWNDFWTTAYQAIDD; encoded by the coding sequence GTGTCGACCGGTGGATTCTCGACGAAGCGGTTGGTTCGAGTGCGCGACCTGCTGGAGCGGCACGTCGGCGCCGGGTTCGTTCCCGGGGCGCTGATGGTTCTCGCCCGGCACGGCGAGACGCATGTCGAGGCCGTCGGGTCGCTGGCGTTCGAGGGCGCGGGCGCGGCGACCCCGATGGCCGGGGACACGATCGTCCGGATGGCGTCGATGACCAAGCCGGTCGTCGCCGCGTGCGCGATGACGCTGGTGGAAGACTGCACGCTCCGGCTCGACGACCCGGTGGACGACCTGCTCCCCGAGCTGGCCGACATGCGAGTGCTCGCCGATCCCACCGGCCCGCTGACCGACACCGTGCCCGCGAAGCGCCCGATCACGCTGCGAGACCTGCTGACCTTCACCCTCGGCACCGGCATGGTCGTCGCCGAACCGGGCACCGCCCCGATCGCCGAAGCCCTGGACGCGCTCGGGTCGCCGCAGCTGGACGAGTGGGTACGCCGGCTCGGCGCGCTCCCGCTGGTACACCAGCCGGGCGAACGCTGGATGTACGAGACCGGTGCCGACGTGACGGGTGCACTCATCGCGCGGGCCACCGGCACGTCGTTCGGGGAGGCGTTGCGCGAGCGCATCTTCGAGCCGCTCGGGATGAAGGACACCGGCTTCCACGTCGACGCCCCGAACCTCGCGCGGTTCGCGACCGCGTACCAGCGCGACGACGGTCCCGGTGGCGAGGCGGTCGTAGCCGATCCGCCGGATGGGTGGTTCAGCCGGCCGGCGACGTTCGAGAGCGGCGGCGGCGGTCTCGTCTCCACCGCCGACGACTACCTCGCGTTCGCCTCGGCGCTCCTCGCCGGCGGTACCCACCGCGGCGAGCGGGTGCTCTCCCGGCCGTCGACGTCGCTGATGTCGACCGACCATCTGACCCCCGCGCAGAAGGCGGTCTCCGGATTCGAGCCCGGCTACTTCGACGCCAAGGGCTGGGGTTTCGGGATGTCCGTCGTCACCCGGCGCACCCACCTCGGCCCCTCGGTCGGCAGCTACGGCTGGGCCGGGTTCTGGGGCACCGCCTGGTACAACGACCCGGCCGAGGATCTGACCGCCATCGTCCTCCTGCAGCGCGCGCACCTGGGCGACCAGACCCTGCCGATGTGGAACGACTTCTGGACCACCGCCTACCAGGCGATCGACGACTGA
- a CDS encoding class I SAM-dependent methyltransferase yields the protein MDWVGWHEQYERPESTLARRLAAIQGQIRTFLDESPSGPLRVLSLCAGQGDDLLSVLADHPRRTDVRARLVELDAGNTAVAAQRAWSAGLPDVEVVTGDAGRADQYADLAPAHLVLLCGIFGNILDDDLARTIECCPQLCTRGGTVIWTRARGEPDRIPQICDRFERQGFERRWLSAPDAGFGVGVHRFTGTPQPLVTGTRLFRFASYEDLQRLDDR from the coding sequence ATGGATTGGGTGGGCTGGCACGAGCAGTACGAGCGGCCGGAGTCGACGCTGGCACGGCGGTTGGCAGCGATCCAGGGCCAGATCCGTACCTTTCTCGACGAGAGCCCGTCGGGGCCGCTACGGGTGCTCAGCCTCTGCGCGGGGCAGGGCGACGACCTGCTCAGCGTGCTCGCCGACCATCCGCGCCGCACCGACGTGCGGGCCCGGCTGGTGGAGCTCGACGCCGGCAACACCGCGGTCGCGGCGCAGCGGGCCTGGTCGGCCGGCCTGCCCGACGTCGAGGTGGTCACCGGCGACGCGGGCCGCGCCGACCAGTACGCGGACCTGGCGCCGGCGCACCTGGTACTGCTGTGCGGGATCTTCGGCAACATCCTCGACGACGACCTGGCCCGCACCATCGAGTGCTGCCCGCAGCTGTGCACGCGGGGCGGGACGGTGATCTGGACCCGCGCTCGGGGCGAGCCCGATCGGATACCGCAGATCTGCGACCGGTTCGAACGGCAGGGTTTCGAGCGCCGCTGGCTGTCCGCGCCGGACGCCGGCTTCGGTGTCGGCGTCCACCGCTTCACCGGAACGCCGCAACCGCTGGTCACCGGTACTCGGCTGTTTCGCTTCGCCAGCTACGAAGACCTGCAACGACTCGACGACCGCTGA
- a CDS encoding aldo/keto reductase, whose product MDLRFLGRTGLQVSELCLGTMMFGDRADEQTSHRILDEFTAAGGTFIDTADVYASGRSEEIIGRWLAVHDRDDLVIATKVYGEKAPGEPVRGAGRKHILREVEASLRRLRTDYLDLYQIHVFDDATPMEETLSTLDTLVRDGKVRFVGASNYTGWQFQKSIDLARQHGWEPFTCLQPTYNLLTREAEWELIPVCQQEGAGLVAWSPLAGGWLSGKYERTMGEPPAGTRAHDDGSWQAHDTDATWQVLDAVRAVAAEVGHTPAQVALRWLLQRPGVTAPIVGVRTVEQLRDNLGAAGWSLDEKQLARLTEASDRPLPYPYDLQQLPQFQRRSAG is encoded by the coding sequence ATGGACCTTCGTTTTCTCGGCCGAACCGGGCTTCAGGTCAGCGAGCTGTGCCTGGGCACGATGATGTTCGGCGACCGCGCCGACGAGCAGACCAGCCACCGCATCCTCGACGAGTTCACCGCTGCCGGCGGCACCTTCATCGACACCGCCGACGTGTACGCCTCCGGCCGTTCCGAGGAGATCATCGGCCGCTGGCTCGCCGTCCACGACCGCGACGACCTGGTCATCGCGACCAAGGTGTACGGCGAGAAGGCGCCCGGCGAGCCGGTGCGAGGCGCCGGCCGCAAGCACATCCTGCGCGAGGTCGAGGCGAGCCTGCGCCGGCTGCGCACCGACTACCTCGACCTGTACCAGATCCACGTGTTCGACGACGCCACCCCGATGGAGGAGACGCTGTCGACGCTCGACACGCTGGTCCGGGACGGCAAGGTGCGGTTCGTCGGCGCCTCCAACTACACCGGCTGGCAGTTCCAGAAGTCGATCGACCTGGCCCGGCAGCACGGCTGGGAACCCTTCACCTGCCTGCAGCCCACCTACAACCTGCTCACCCGCGAAGCCGAGTGGGAACTGATCCCGGTCTGCCAGCAGGAGGGCGCCGGGCTGGTGGCCTGGAGCCCGCTGGCCGGCGGCTGGCTGTCCGGCAAGTACGAGCGGACGATGGGCGAGCCGCCCGCAGGCACCCGCGCACACGACGACGGCAGCTGGCAGGCGCACGACACCGACGCCACGTGGCAGGTCCTCGACGCGGTACGGGCGGTCGCCGCCGAGGTCGGCCACACCCCGGCGCAGGTCGCGCTGCGCTGGCTGCTGCAGCGCCCCGGCGTCACCGCACCGATCGTCGGCGTACGCACGGTCGAGCAGTTGCGCGACAACCTCGGCGCGGCCGGCTGGTCGCTCGACGAGAAGCAACTCGCCCGCCTCACCGAGGCCAGCGACCGCCCCCTGCCCTACCCGTACGACCTGCAGCAGCTCCCCCAGTTCCAACGCCGCTCCGCCGGCTGA
- a CDS encoding TetR/AcrR family transcriptional regulator — MTSLPPRRADARRSRAAILTAAVEVLDAHPDAGLAAVARAAGVTRQTIYAHFSSREHLLAAVVDRLTEQAVAAMDAVETDSGTAGDALLRLLAAGRQSTDRYPALLQQIATQPVGPDTDRLRHAPVADRIERVIRRGQRTGEFDDRLPADWLAAAVIALAHAAADHPSGIDEAVLSRTVRNTLTRTERA; from the coding sequence ATGACCTCGTTACCGCCTCGCCGGGCCGACGCGCGCCGGAGCCGGGCCGCGATCCTCACCGCCGCCGTGGAGGTGCTCGATGCGCACCCGGACGCCGGCCTGGCCGCCGTGGCCCGCGCCGCCGGCGTCACCCGGCAGACGATCTACGCGCACTTCTCCTCCCGGGAACATCTGCTCGCCGCCGTCGTCGACCGGCTCACCGAGCAGGCCGTCGCCGCGATGGACGCCGTCGAGACCGACTCCGGTACCGCCGGCGACGCGTTGCTGCGGCTGCTCGCCGCCGGCCGGCAGAGCACCGACCGCTACCCGGCCCTGCTCCAGCAGATCGCCACGCAGCCGGTCGGGCCGGACACCGACCGGCTGCGGCACGCGCCCGTCGCCGACCGGATCGAGCGGGTGATCCGGCGCGGCCAGCGCACCGGGGAGTTCGACGACCGGCTGCCCGCCGACTGGCTCGCCGCCGCCGTCATCGCCCTCGCGCACGCCGCCGCCGACCACCCGTCCGGTATCGACGAGGCGGTCCTGTCGCGCACCGTCCGCAACACGCTCACCCGGACCGAAAGAGCTTGA